The genomic segment gattaaatcattttaaaatcaatgcgATGGTGAACAGATGAACTCTGAAGGCTCCCAGTGATCACTGAACTGGACTTTAGTTCTGATAATCCAGCTGAGAAATCTGCCACTGTGAGAGCGTTAACAGAGCAGCCATCGACCTGTCTGCTAACGAGGCGTCCACTGCATCTGTTGGAGTTTTTAAAGACTAAAACAAAAGACTGTTTGTAATATTTACATGCAGAGTTGGTGCATAAAGAAGCGTTAGGAACTTTTCCTTCATGAATCTGACAAACATGCGACAAGCAGCGCAGCCAGCCGGTAAGCTTTCCAACATGTCAGAGGTGAATCTGCTCACATGCACTCTGAACATGTGaccaaaacaagaacaaaatgaGCACCTGACATACTTCACTCAAAGCTGTCTGAGTCTGGCTGTGCTCTGATGGTTTCTGATCTTAGGGTAGAAGAAGAACTGTTGAAATTTGATCTCACCGCTGCTTTGGCTTCTGCCTGCTTGGCTTTTTTCAGGCGTGCCTTACAGATGTCCAGATCCAGCCGGCGATTCTCCAGCAGCCGCCTCTCTTTCTGCAcgaggaagaaaaaagaaaacgatTCATTCAGCAAACAAACCTGCAGCAAACCTGTGCAACACGTCATCACCCCGAAGACCTCCAGCAGCGAGTACATCGCTCTGACAGTTCAGGATTTGTGATTTGATCCCCATTTAGATTTTTACTGATTCTTTCccttctttatttttgtgttaggtcaattttcttctttctttcaacttcctgctttattttggtaactactttttcctatgTATCACTTTTCTTTCCCGCTTTCTCTTTCCcaatcactgtttttttttccactctgtGGAAAAAGTCATGGGGTGAAGGAAAAGTGTGAAGGAGAACAGATGAGGACAAAGGAAAGGAGAGGTTTGGTGCTCGGACAGTCTGCTCTCACACACTAAAGGTTCAAACATATCAGCAGGTTACGGCATTGAATGAAAAACACACTATTGATGAACATTTTCACGATATTCACCACACAGCCATgctgactgtttgtttttaatgatgctATGAATGGCACTTTCTCTTTTGCTTTGCTAAAGGATGTAAAAGGATGCTTACAGCTGCAAAGACTTCATTCCTATTTTGTATCAGCACGTCAGTATTTACATATACTGACATATTTTCATATGAAACAGTCAGACTCACTGATATGGTCCTCCAGTCTCCCTCCAGGAAGTTGCGCAGAGGTGAGAGGAAAGTGGCGGCAGAGGTGTGGAGGAACTCGCGCTCGGCTCCTCCGAGCCTCTTCTGGTACTCCCCTACTGTGATCAGGGTCTTGCCTACAGTTACAACAACACAGCAGCACACTCAGGTTCAAACCACAGATTTGATGGAgacaaaacaatcaaatcagttttcaaataaaatttgGACTAAAGTGTGTTTTAGCTGTTTAAACACCCTCCACGtccacatttattttttgttttcttgaaaatGTTGTAAAATGCTTTGCTCTTTAACTGCTAACAGAATGAGAGCTGCTTCAGAGGAGCATTTAGAGCTTCATGAGTCATTAGCTGCAGCAGtatcagtttcagctgcagcTCCACTCACCGTATGGCGTCTCTGGACCAAATTCGATGGCGGCCTCCAGCATGTACTGACCCAGCAGCTCCGCGTTGGTCGTCCTGGAGGGAAGCTTCTTGTCCAGCTTGTCATAGATGAACTCCTCAATCCGAGCGCCTGGATACAAGGTGATAAAAAGACAACTGTGaccaacacattaaaaaaaattatcccACACTCTTTATTATCCTACATTTAAGAGTCCAATTGTACCAAAGGTGTTATTAATCTCTCTGAACAAGCTAATTATCTGTAATTTACGGCTTGAATTTATTCATAGTTTACTCCTAATACCAAAGGTTATATTTGCTTctaaaattagtttttttaatgGGGAAACATTCCTCCAAATTCCTCTGATACACTATGTGTAAACACCAGTTCACTGCAGGTGTTTAATCTTCAGTAAGTGCAGACATGTTGGCGGTTCTGAAAAACATTCACTTATGCACAGATGTAACTTTGGTTATGAATAATTCAAGCTGCATCAGAGCTGGCAGGAAATGGTTGGGGTCGGTTTTGGGGGCGTGTACAGCTCTTGAAGCATTTTTTAGTGGGAACCCACTAGTGTCATAATCTTTTATCTGATATTTTATCTGACATCACCATATTGGTGGTCTTCCTATGGTATCACATTTATGTTTCTCTGGGGCCAGAATTGCAACTGACCAATCCCACCAACAGGGCATACAGGGGTAGGAGTGGATCGGCGTCTTTGATCATTAAATATTGGCAGCAAGATCAAAGCTGCAGCCCAGTGTTTCATTCAGCTAATAAAAGCATAGCCTTTGCTTTCCATGGCAGCTGGATCACAAATGGATCTATAATCTAAACTTCAACCTGTTTTTAACGACAGCATATAACAGCAGATAAATGTTGTGGGTGGCATCATATCTGTCTTGACATGATTGGTTGAAGTTGCCCATAACAAGCAGTTACAGACAGATAGTTCATCAAATCGCCTGCTAATCATTATATCAAAGAACCAGCTATTCTCCAAATAGTTTCCAGGATGACTTCAAACCATCTGATGGGTCTGGTTAGTATAATCTGTGATgggaaataaaaatacaagtaCATAAAATTGTACCCGAGTATGGTATTTGAATCAACCAGGCCCTGCCAAGGTATCAGTGGCTGTATCCCATCAAAAGTTGGCAGGTGTCTACCTGAATAGAAGGTCATTAGTAATTCAACACCTGTTTGTATCTACACCCTCCAGTCCAGACCTTAAACTGCACAGCAGACGGTGTCTGAAGCTTAAAATACTGTAGGTCTGTATGTGCTAGACTACAGATGTAGTCAGATGTGCATGAAAAACCAGAgtaattttgggcttttaatAAACTATCCAGAGCTTTACACCACCATAGACTGAGAGGGTACCAACCGAGAACGAAGCCCCTGCTCTAGAATGAACACCACTATTTGGCCACAATGACAatatgtgtgtttggaggagtaaaggtgaggctttcaaacctaCTATCACTACACCACCTCTCAAGCCCAAGATTACTTTGACATTTCTGgccctgatgagtttatggaaACTTTTGACCACAACTATGTATGTATAATGTGTAGTCACATCACAATGCTGAGTAGGCTTTTTACACAAAGCACTCTGGGAAAAGAGGCCAAGACTTACCAGTGTGGTCAACTGAAGCATGGAGGGTACAAAATACACAGGTCAAAGGTTAAGCATTACTCCCACCATCCAATCATGTTCACGTTTAACTATAAAAGCTTCTAAAAGGCACATTTCCAGAGAAAGTTCCCAAAACACCCAGAAACTAACGTCCAGGGACTTTCCCCAGGGTAAAAGTTCCTCCAGCAAGTTAAACTGATTAGACTAAAATTAATTCGTGAAATTGTCTCAAATTCTAATCTAACCAACCTCAGAAGCTTCGACTTTCTTGTTAGTCCAAACACAAAATCCCTCTGGCTATTCATTTTCAATTATTGTCAGACACTAAAAACAAATCCTGCTTTTAGTAGGTTTCTCAGAAAtgtaaagcattaaaaaaaattgcaagaTTAAAAAGCTTTTATACATGACCACTTAGCTTTAGTTATTAACACGGGAAGGTTGTCAATCTTTGTAAAATACTAGCTCCTGAGCAAAGACTTTATAGGAACTTATTACATATACAGTTCAACAAAAGGGTCAAATAATCTATCACTGGAATTCAGGAACTTCTTTGGAAATGATAGAGCTCAAAAGGTTTCTGCTTCCCAGGGAAATTTCCTTTAGTAGAAACCTTAACCTTAACTGTAACTAAATGTTACTGAGCAACAATTAGCAAAACACTGTCAAAAGAACAAGTTCTAAGTATGAACAGATCTTTTGTCAACAAGTTTAAGAACTACATCTTCTTTCAACTCAGTGCAAAGAGTTGAAGATGCGACTTTATATATGTAGGGGAACTTCTGCAATGTATAGAACTTACTGGGATTGGGCTGCAGTAGCACCTCTGTTTGTTTTAAGATCTTTTCAGTCCAATTCTTGGTGCAGTCGGCACGAGTGATCAGGTTCTCCAAGTGTGGATCCAACTCAGTCTTCTCAGCCTGGCCCAGCTTCTCCTCTGTGAACTAAGAGTGAAAAGTCACAGGTAGATGACACTGATAACAGGTAAACAAGCCCTAGAAGAACAAGTTCTGTATGAATCTAAACCAGGTCATCCACTGCCCATCACCACACAGTTCTAGTGCCGGTTTGGATTATGAAAACCAGCTGATAGTTTGACAGTTTTGAGAGTTGATCATCACATAGCATTTTTACAGAAGTTGGGGTAACTTCATGGGGGAAATTGTGATCTGCATCTGCAACTTCATAGGGGTCCAGTAGCCACTTCTAACATCATTCCAACTTTGGGAACAGCAATTTTGTGATCCTTTGCTGGCACCAATTGTTTTTTGGTGGAATCCATTCTCGTTTGGGCCACGTGCCCATGTCGGTGGAGAGGGACTGCATGGGGCTGATGTTTGGAGCTTTAAGTGAACATCTCAACAGTTATTGCATAGATTTCTATGGAATACTATACCGTAATATCTCTAATAATGCTTAATCTGTGATCATATTAGAAGAAGTGGGACATAATCAACAAATCCCAGATTGAATTGCTTACTTCACAGAATGAATTATCTACCAACAAACCACCAAATTAATAGAGTTTGTCACTGTTCGGTTGGTGTTCTCAAGATTAAAAGGTAATGCTTGACTGAGTCAAAAGGTTATCTTCATCTACTTCAAAAggatgttcatttttttttttaaaaaaaggatcaAATGgcattttagtttttatttatacagaaaTTACAGAAAATCTCAAAGGTTTTACAAACCAATGTGAAAATATCTTAATTTTTAAACTTGTCCTCATGCTTTTCATCTACCGCTTACTCGATCTTTATGATCGCAATTCTATAATAATCAGAACAAACCCATCATATTTTAAGACCCAGACAAATTATCTTAAACCTCAGTTTCTAACTTATACAtacgtttttttttctcactaaCTGGAACTTTGAAGCATGTCTTATGCAATCAAAGATGAGAAGGCCCACTTCTGCTCTCTAATAACTGAGGCCAAAGATCGCCATCTGTGGTATCAGGCCGGGCTGTCAGATGATTTCTTTCATTCAAATCTGACTGACAGACAGCAACGGCGGCCAGCTGGACTTTAAAGGCAGGCAGAGGAATTCACCGTCACTGTCAGAAAGCAGCAGGGAGAAACTGACAGCAGCTTCATGGGCGAGATCGGTTCTTTAAAAGGCAAAAGTACTGGCAGGTATTCAGGAGCTCTGTGATGGACAGTCTGTTATTCAGGGCTGGATTATTGGACTCCACTCAGGGCCTTAGGGACTGTAAAAGCCGTAGGTCCACcaagttttaattcatttgtgGGTATTTAATTAACCTTTCCTATCCTTTACAGCACAGCAATTTAAGGACTATGCAAATACATTAACTCAGCACTTTGTCATTTCTAGTTTTATATCTCTTGGagatatatcttttatatacttatAAATGCACCATGGGTGGCTTGGGGTGAAACTGAGTTTCAGTAGACTGTATACTGTGTTGCTGCTTTATTGACAATAAagctcttgaatcttgaatcttaaaGAGTCTAACTGGGATAAATTTGAGCATTTATCCAAATACAACATTTAATCTAAAGGTCTTTAAATTTGCTTATTAAGCTTTTTGCTTGGTCACTGGCACCACTAAAACACCACATCGAGTACTGTAGTGGCATTGTGTCAAAATCTGCACCCAGaagcagcaccaaccacaaagAGACAGAGAACAACTACAAAGATGCAAATTCACCACAAGGGGACACACATAAAGACTGAGTCTCTttatctccctctctctcttagTGTCTCACTAATGGTTGGTCAGACTTTTAAAGTCAGCGTCCACGAACCCGTTCACTCCCAGTCTGTGAGTCATATATGACACGTGTAGACATGTAAACTACAGAAAGAGTTaatggttttttggtttttttatccTGCTTCCTGCCTTCAttggtttcctgtgttttcCCACAATGCACTTGGACAACCTCCAGGAAAGCAGTCTGACCTTGTTGCATTCATGAGTTCATTTTTTCCAATAGGAGCAGCAGTGTGCAGAATAAACCAGTTAAAATGCTTCACTGAGCTTTACTCCTTTTATTGATTAATATTATTCCTTAATGATttaaaatacattattttaatCTTTGAATTAAAATCATATACTGTGAAAGTTCATATTTGGTGAAGTCAGAAGAGCCTCTGTCTGGATAGGATGAAGTGTCACTCTTCaaatagagattgacagaccacgtgactttaGCGCATTGCTTTGTGGGTACAAGTGgcaacaaaatttaaaaaaagaaatctttaaCAGCATAATAACTTAGCAATAAATTCAATGATTTCTgactagaaaaaaaacaacagaaaaaatgcATTCATGCATTGTTCACGCATTGGTCAGACCACATGTTTCAAACTCAGAGCTCATGGAAGACATCCAGCTCTAACTGCAGAGTTGGTGTGATGTGGATCGACTGTTGTGCTCGACTTGCTCGGAAACAGTGAAGAAACTTGTTGAATTTTTGTTGCGTCATTGAGGCTTTTATGCAGATTAAATTCTATCCACAATGTTCAACAATATTGTACAGGAGACCCTTTTTTATGTGGTCCTTGATGTGATCCCAAACCCACTTCAGCCTTTAATGAAAGTCAGTTTGACCTCCTGCACTGTAGACTGTCTTTACGGGTAACAGACAACTGCAACTCACCCACTAATGCCCAAAGGGGATCTTTCAATCACTACAGTGGCCTCCTGTGTCTCACAGGACGGATCCCAAGAACCCAGTTCTTAGTCTACCCAGCACTAAATGAACTTGGGCATAGATGCATGTGAATTTACTTGAGACAAATGGGAACCAAACAAAGTGAAGTAGCTTTCAGTTTTCATGCTCTCCAGCTGTGGAACAAACATCCTGAAAATATGGTCAGTTAGTTTAAAACAGGGCTTAAAAACTTGACTCTTTGAAGTGCCCTCATTTAACTTTAATCTTTTATTTGCTTCTTACTGTAACAATTCAATGTATCCTGATTATAACGTTTTAAATACAGTTTTGATGTCTTCTCTTTCTGTGATGAGTGAGATGGAGACCTTTTTAAGCCTTTAATGAAAAGTGTATCATATGGCTGCCGAATTTCTTACTGAAGCCTAAAGATCCAGTATTTTTCTGCTCATTACCTGACTTGTAGCACAGACTTTATCAATGAATTTCTAATTTTTCGAATGGGGTTTGGTGTACAAGTTCTCGAGAGTGAGTGATTTAATGCTGTTTGCGACTGGTGAGccagataaattaattaatcTCTATGTTGGGGAGTTGGAGGGGAGCAGGACGGAGTCTGCTGGAGTCACATGGGTGATGCACCCGATCACAGCCATCAATAATGGATCGAGGCTAGACAAACCTTTATCGGCTTACACGCAGCGGGCTGCTCGGTCTGCATGGAAAACACGCCACACAAATACACTCCGTTATACACACAGACCTCACGAAGAAAACGCAAAGCTTCAGCTTCTTTAATCGAGCTCCAGGCCCAGCGGGATGCAGTGAGAGCCTAGCGGTAAATCGGTCCACACATCACTGCCTGCAGCTGGAGGGAGGTCCGGTCTTACCTGCACTGCCCGGGTGAAGAAGACCCCCGCATCAGAAGCCAGTTTTTTCACGTTGAAGTCCATGATGGAGGCGAGCGGAGGCGAGCATACAGGCGGGGCTGTGCTGAGTGTCCCCGCAGAGGGAATCCTCCGGATCAGCTGAGCAGCAGGAACAGaagcaggaggaagaggaggatgaggaggactGATGTCAGGAGCTGTAATCCGCTTCGTTCACGATCGGAAATCTGCTCACCGCCCTGCGCTTAAAGAGACACCGCACCGGGCTGCAAGTCACGACTCCTCCGGTCCCCCTGCAGCAGTACTGAATCTCCACATGACCTCCTCTGACACCTTTACCGGCAGCTGTGTACAAAAGCACTGCAGAAATATCACAACCCTGCATAAAAAACGCCTTCAAAGCGGACCTGTCTgcttttcatgtcttctccagTCACATCTATCATTCAGGGGCGTTTCTACGGTTTTTTGATGGGGTGGCTGcaaacaaaacaccaaaacc from the Oreochromis niloticus isolate F11D_XX linkage group LG7, O_niloticus_UMD_NMBU, whole genome shotgun sequence genome contains:
- the sh3glb2b gene encoding endophilin-B2b isoform X3, whose protein sequence is MDFNVKKLASDAGVFFTRAVQFTEEKLGQAEKTELDPHLENLITRADCTKNWTEKILKQTEVLLQPNPIDHTGARIEEFIYDKLDKKLPSRTTNAELLGQYMLEAAIEFGPETPYGKTLITVGEYQKRLGGAEREFLHTSAATFLSPLRNFLEGDWRTISKERRLLENRRLDLDICKARLKKAKQAEAKAALLSEEVDKAEHELRVAQTEFDRQAEVTRLLLEGISSTHLNHLRCLQDFAEAQATYYAQCHHYMQDLQRELNRCANAVSAPHSSASVCPNPVSPAFLSGPASSGATIPSSSSSSQKPVTLAMEQSQLPITGARKARVLYDYDAHDTSELSLLADELITVYTVPGMDPDWLIGERGNEKGKVPVTYLELLS